In Chloroflexota bacterium, one DNA window encodes the following:
- a CDS encoding ferritin-like domain-containing protein — protein MDRSKIIELLNKDLQDEHGAIIQYLNHAYGIGEGAMACEIEAISRDEMRHLDWLAEVIVELGGVPSLERGTMRMGGAQVSDWMQNDVSLEEGAVKQYKEHISLIDDPKIKRLLQRILSDEQAHHGNFAHFVDKAKRGGTEDIRGDRQDKTAKTLNWGIEHEYTVILQYLLHSYMNKSEEAQEQLQDQAINEMQHLGWLAEELTSGGGNPVIEHTEVDQSTRPTDMLKADIKIEKEVAEAYDKAGKETDDADLKKLLFRIRDNELYHIDVFNDLLEEESK, from the coding sequence ATGGACAGAAGCAAAATCATTGAGCTGCTGAACAAAGACCTTCAGGATGAACACGGCGCCATCATACAGTACCTGAACCACGCCTATGGCATAGGCGAAGGCGCGATGGCCTGCGAGATTGAGGCCATTTCCCGGGATGAGATGCGTCACCTCGACTGGCTGGCGGAGGTAATCGTTGAGCTTGGCGGTGTGCCCAGTCTGGAGAGAGGTACCATGCGCATGGGCGGCGCACAGGTTTCCGATTGGATGCAGAACGACGTGAGCCTGGAAGAAGGAGCTGTAAAGCAGTATAAAGAACATATCAGTCTTATCGACGACCCAAAGATAAAGCGCCTGCTGCAGCGTATCCTTTCCGACGAACAGGCACATCACGGTAACTTTGCCCACTTCGTGGACAAAGCGAAGCGTGGGGGAACTGAGGATATCAGGGGCGACCGTCAGGATAAGACCGCCAAAACGTTGAACTGGGGCATCGAGCATGAATATACGGTTATCCTCCAGTATCTCCTGCACTCCTATATGAACAAGAGTGAGGAGGCGCAGGAGCAATTGCAGGACCAGGCGATTAATGAAATGCAGCACCTCGGCTGGTTGGCGGAGGAACTGACAAGCGGTGGCGGCAATCCTGTAATTGAACATACCGAGGTAGACCAGTCAACCAGACCGACGGATATGCTCAAGGCCGATATCAAAATCGAAAAAGAAGTAGCCGAGGCGTATGATAAGGCGGGCAAAGAAACCGACGATGCCGACCTGAAAAAACTGCTCTTCCGCATCCGCGATAATGAACTCTACCACATTGACGTGTTCAACGACCTGCTGGAAGAAGAAAGTAAATAA
- a CDS encoding ferritin family protein — MPDELSEVLDTAIYKEIASQAMYEAAQRKTDDPGAKELLKDLARQEAKHADKLKDLRQKGLVKQWHQDEIADLKISNYLTGGDTLEGAGLQDTLIFAMKREEESVDFYRKMMGMMREEAAKKLCANLTNEELKHKKRLETLYDQLFYGED; from the coding sequence ATGCCTGACGAACTGAGCGAGGTGCTGGATACTGCCATCTATAAGGAGATCGCCTCACAGGCCATGTATGAGGCCGCGCAGCGAAAGACCGACGACCCGGGCGCTAAAGAACTCCTCAAAGACCTTGCCCGGCAGGAAGCCAAGCACGCCGATAAACTGAAGGACTTAAGGCAAAAAGGCCTGGTAAAACAGTGGCACCAGGATGAAATAGCCGACCTCAAAATAAGCAATTACCTGACCGGCGGTGATACCCTAGAGGGCGCCGGCCTGCAGGACACGCTCATTTTTGCCATGAAACGCGAGGAAGAATCGGTGGACTTCTACCGCAAAATGATGGGCATGATGCGGGAAGAGGCGGCCAAAAAGCTTTGCGCCAATCTGACAAATGAAGAGCTGAAGCATAAAAAACGCCTGGAGACCCTCTACGACCAGCTATTCTATGGAGAAGATTAG